From Plectropomus leopardus isolate mb chromosome 4, YSFRI_Pleo_2.0, whole genome shotgun sequence, the proteins below share one genomic window:
- the fabp2 gene encoding fatty acid-binding protein, intestinal, with amino-acid sequence MTFNGTWKIDRNENYEKFMEKMGINMVKRKLAAHDNLKITLEQTGDKFHVKESSSFRTLEIDFNLGVTFDYSLADGTELSGAWTMEGDTLKGIFTRKDNGKQLTTTRIIQGDELIQSYNYEGVDAKRIFKRG; translated from the exons ATGACCTTCAACGGCACTTGGAAAATCGATCGCAATGAGAACTATGAGAAATTCATGGAGAAAATGG GAATTAACATGGTGAAGAGGAAGCTGGCCGCTCACGACAACCTCAAGATAACCCTTGAACAGACTGGAGACAAGTTTCATGTCAAGGAGAGCAGCAGTTTCCGCACCCTGGAAATAGACTTCAACCTGGGAGTCACCTTTGACTACAGTCTTGCAGATGGAACAGAACTATCA GGCGCATGGACCATGGAGGGAGACACGCTGAAGGGTATCTTCACCAGAAAGGACAACGGAAAGCAACTGACAACAACCAGAATCATCCAGGGAGATGAACTCATACAG AGCTACAACTATGAAGGAGTGGACGCAAAGAGGATCTTCAAGAGGGGTTAG